A genomic region of Chryseobacterium sp. KACC 21268 contains the following coding sequences:
- a CDS encoding DNA repair protein RecN, producing the protein MLSRIFIQNFALIDKLEIDLRKGLQVITGETGAGKSIILGALRLIMGERADVKSFAKSDVKSIVETEFQISENFKDFFEEKDLDFETQTIIRREISSGGKSRAFINDVPVTLDVLKELSSRLIDIHSQFETSDLFTEQFQFGILDGLAKNKSLLSDYQNHYIGYQTTKREIEQLRSALAENNKESDYKNFLLAELEEMQLDDLDFEEIQNQLNTQENAGQISEYLSEILSKLNQEDFGILSGLFEVRNKIAKLSELSSEYQDLSERLETSYVELKDINLEIENKAENLEMDPELLQALLTTVNRLNSLFLKHQVNDIEGLLAIREELSASQNSLETIENQIEEKEKSLKLIEKELQTLSQKLSENRKKFSGNLENQAKEIFSKLGLEKAILKIDLTDSNTYNLHGKNNIQILFQANSGFPLKPIQSAVSGGERSRVMLAIKKIMAENNDLPTLILDEIDTGVSGRIAEEMGKLMQEMSQDLQLIVITHLAQVAAKGNENYKVVKFDENGITKTTIVKLSNDEKLNEIAQLISGSKITEAAISQAKELIG; encoded by the coding sequence GTGCTTTCAAGAATTTTCATTCAGAATTTTGCGTTAATTGACAAACTTGAGATCGACCTCAGGAAAGGTCTTCAGGTCATCACAGGAGAAACCGGTGCGGGAAAATCCATCATTCTTGGTGCGCTGCGTCTCATAATGGGCGAAAGAGCCGATGTGAAATCCTTCGCAAAGTCTGACGTCAAAAGCATCGTAGAAACTGAGTTCCAAATCAGCGAAAATTTTAAAGATTTTTTTGAAGAGAAAGATCTGGATTTTGAAACACAGACCATCATCAGAAGAGAAATTTCGTCTGGCGGAAAATCCCGGGCTTTCATCAATGATGTTCCCGTGACTTTGGATGTTTTGAAGGAATTATCTTCAAGATTGATCGACATTCATTCCCAATTCGAAACGTCTGACCTTTTCACCGAGCAATTTCAATTCGGAATTTTGGATGGACTGGCAAAGAATAAAAGCTTGTTGTCTGATTATCAAAACCATTACATTGGTTATCAAACAACAAAAAGAGAAATCGAACAACTGAGATCAGCACTTGCAGAAAACAATAAAGAATCCGATTACAAAAATTTTCTTCTTGCAGAATTGGAAGAAATGCAATTGGACGATCTGGATTTTGAAGAGATCCAGAATCAACTCAATACGCAGGAAAACGCAGGACAGATCAGTGAATATCTTTCAGAAATCCTTTCAAAACTGAACCAGGAAGATTTCGGGATTTTGTCTGGACTTTTCGAAGTTAGAAATAAAATCGCCAAACTTTCAGAGCTTTCATCAGAATATCAAGACCTCAGCGAACGCCTGGAAACTTCTTATGTGGAGCTAAAAGATATCAATCTCGAAATCGAGAACAAGGCAGAAAATCTGGAAATGGACCCTGAACTTTTGCAGGCTCTTTTGACGACTGTCAACCGACTGAATTCGCTTTTCCTGAAACATCAGGTGAATGACATTGAGGGACTTTTGGCAATCCGAGAAGAATTGTCAGCCAGCCAAAACTCTTTGGAAACGATTGAAAATCAAATCGAAGAAAAAGAAAAAAGTCTTAAGCTGATTGAAAAAGAACTTCAAACGCTCAGTCAAAAATTATCCGAGAACAGAAAGAAATTCTCCGGAAATCTGGAAAACCAAGCCAAAGAAATCTTCTCAAAACTAGGTTTGGAAAAAGCCATCTTGAAAATCGATTTGACAGATTCCAACACTTACAATCTTCACGGGAAAAACAACATCCAGATCCTTTTCCAGGCGAACTCCGGTTTTCCATTGAAACCCATTCAAAGCGCCGTTTCTGGTGGAGAACGATCCCGAGTAATGCTCGCCATCAAAAAAATAATGGCAGAAAATAATGACCTTCCAACCTTGATCCTAGACGAAATCGACACGGGCGTTTCCGGAAGAATTGCCGAGGAAATGGGAAAACTGATGCAGGAAATGTCGCAAGACCTTCAACTCATCGTCATCACGCATCTTGCGCAAGTTGCCGCGAAAGGTAACGAGAACTACAAAGTGGTGAAATTTGATGAAAATGGAATTACCAAAACTACCATTGTAAAGCTTTCCAACGACGAAAAACTCAACGAGATCGCACAGTTGATCTCCGGTTCCAAGATCACGGAAGCGGCGATTTCTCAGGCGAAGGAGTTGATTGGGTAA
- a CDS encoding DUF4835 family protein has translation MKKLLFIICALFFAQTAFSQELLANVQINSQQIAGSNTQVFRTLEKSLRDFINNTSWTGKKLQNFEKIKCNFAIVISERPSNSGFKGTMVVQATRPVFNSQYESPLMNINDTSFSFEYNENENLIFNERQFSGKNLTDVISFYIYLILGYDGDSFQLKGGQAHFDKAFKIAQNSQNQNFDGWNQIESQRNRGALISGLQNENSSTLRTVFYSYHRAGLDNLAKPDQGPAKKTIAESLMQLKFYDNNFQMNYPFNVFLESKSTEIFNIFDTGNNASVNISELKTMMSTFAPKDIDTKWNKWK, from the coding sequence ATGAAAAAACTACTTTTTATAATCTGCGCTTTGTTTTTTGCTCAAACAGCTTTCTCACAGGAGCTTTTGGCCAATGTACAGATCAACTCACAACAAATTGCAGGAAGTAACACACAGGTTTTCCGAACCTTGGAAAAATCCCTCAGAGACTTCATTAACAATACCAGCTGGACAGGGAAAAAGCTTCAGAATTTTGAAAAGATCAAGTGCAACTTTGCGATTGTTATATCTGAACGTCCTAGCAACAGCGGTTTCAAAGGAACAATGGTCGTGCAAGCTACGCGCCCAGTTTTCAACTCGCAATATGAGTCACCTTTGATGAACATCAATGACACCAGTTTTTCTTTTGAATACAACGAAAATGAAAACCTGATCTTCAACGAGAGACAATTCTCTGGGAAAAATCTTACCGATGTCATCAGTTTCTACATCTATCTAATTCTAGGTTACGATGGAGACAGTTTCCAATTGAAAGGCGGACAAGCACATTTTGACAAAGCTTTTAAAATCGCACAAAACTCTCAAAATCAAAACTTTGACGGCTGGAATCAGATAGAAAGCCAAAGAAATAGAGGTGCGTTGATCTCCGGATTGCAAAACGAAAACTCCTCCACGTTGAGAACTGTTTTCTACAGCTATCACCGTGCTGGTCTTGATAACTTGGCAAAACCAGACCAAGGTCCAGCAAAAAAAACGATTGCAGAATCTCTGATGCAACTCAAGTTCTATGACAACAATTTCCAGATGAATTATCCTTTCAATGTCTTTTTGGAAAGCAAAAGCACCGAGATCTTCAACATCTTTGATACTGGGAACAATGCTTCTGTCAACATCAGCGAACTGAAAACAATGATGAGCACCTTCGCTCCGAAAGACATTGACACCAAATGGAATAAGTGGAAATAG
- a CDS encoding DNA-directed RNA polymerase subunit omega, with the protein MSLKDTKAEVSTITYDKDKIEAKVASIYEAIVIMGKRAEQINGEIRTELHGKLDEFAVHNSTLEEVFENREQIEISKHYEKMPKPTSIAIREWLDDEIYHRKTEEKN; encoded by the coding sequence ATGAGCCTTAAAGATACAAAAGCAGAAGTAAGTACAATCACTTACGACAAAGATAAGATTGAAGCAAAAGTAGCCAGCATCTACGAAGCTATCGTGATCATGGGTAAAAGAGCAGAGCAGATCAACGGTGAGATCCGTACAGAACTTCACGGAAAACTTGATGAGTTTGCTGTTCACAACTCTACTTTGGAAGAAGTTTTCGAAAACAGAGAGCAGATCGAGATCTCCAAGCATTACGAAAAAATGCCAAAACCAACCTCTATCGCTATCAGAGAATGGTTGGATGATGAGATCTACCACAGAAAAACTGAAGAAAAAAACTAA
- the coaBC gene encoding bifunctional phosphopantothenoylcysteine decarboxylase/phosphopantothenate--cysteine ligase CoaBC — protein MSLQGKKIILGITGGIAAYKMNYLVRDLIKSGAEVKIVMTRSAEQFVSPLTLSTLSKNMVFTDFYDDNKTWNNHVELALWADLILIAPCTANTLAKITTGLCDNFLMAVYMSAKCPVIIAPAMDLDMYAHPTVTKNLQTAESFGHKIIPAEFGELASGLNGQGRLAEPSTILSILEAQFSDAEQTLSGKKFLITAGPTYENIDPVRFIGNHSSGKMGFDLAKEASKRGAEVILISGPSSQKVDDKNITLHRVTSAQEMFDEVFKYYESTDVAIMSAAVADYTPKVKATEKIKKNDNELTIELIKNKDILRTMGEKKSKQFLVGFALETQNEEENAKGKLVKKNLDMIILNSLRDEGAGFANATNKVKIFTPTEEQSFALKSKEDVAKDILNFIEQKL, from the coding sequence ATGAGCTTACAAGGCAAAAAGATCATCCTTGGAATCACTGGTGGAATCGCCGCTTACAAAATGAATTATCTCGTTCGGGACCTCATAAAGTCTGGAGCAGAAGTGAAGATCGTAATGACGAGGTCGGCCGAGCAATTTGTCTCGCCACTAACGCTTTCCACACTTTCCAAGAACATGGTCTTTACCGATTTTTATGACGACAATAAAACCTGGAACAACCACGTAGAACTCGCACTTTGGGCAGATCTAATACTCATTGCACCTTGTACAGCAAACACTTTGGCAAAGATCACCACTGGCCTATGTGACAACTTCTTGATGGCAGTTTATATGTCCGCAAAATGTCCGGTGATCATCGCACCGGCAATGGATCTTGATATGTACGCACATCCGACGGTAACCAAAAATCTACAAACCGCTGAAAGTTTTGGCCACAAGATCATTCCAGCAGAATTTGGAGAATTGGCAAGTGGACTTAATGGACAAGGCAGATTGGCAGAACCATCAACGATTTTATCAATTTTGGAAGCTCAATTTTCTGATGCTGAACAAACCTTATCAGGGAAAAAATTCCTGATCACGGCTGGTCCCACTTATGAAAACATTGACCCAGTAAGATTCATCGGCAATCACTCTTCGGGAAAGATGGGTTTTGATCTCGCCAAAGAAGCTTCAAAACGTGGCGCAGAAGTGATACTAATTTCCGGTCCATCTTCTCAGAAAGTTGATGACAAGAACATTACACTTCACAGAGTAACTTCGGCTCAGGAAATGTTTGACGAGGTTTTCAAATATTACGAATCGACAGATGTCGCGATCATGAGCGCCGCCGTGGCCGACTACACACCAAAAGTGAAAGCCACAGAGAAGATCAAGAAAAATGATAATGAACTTACCATCGAGTTGATCAAAAACAAAGATATTCTCCGAACTATGGGTGAGAAAAAGTCTAAACAGTTTTTGGTAGGATTTGCTCTGGAAACGCAGAATGAAGAGGAAAATGCCAAGGGAAAATTAGTCAAGAAAAATCTGGATATGATCATCCTCAACTCACTTCGGGATGAAGGCGCTGGATTTGCAAATGCCACCAACAAGGTCAAGATCTTCACGCCCACGGAAGAACAATCATTTGCCTTAAAATCAAAAGAAGACGTTGCAAAGGACATTCTGAACTTTATTGAGCAGAAATTGTAA
- a CDS encoding DUF2931 family protein: protein MKYYFKIFLLSVGIGVVNILMYLFLLQFQIVQNSSYVPQEAFDIFLILVAIPVQFLILALVAYVSKKNKQMVLMISGLFVIACLLLILINTNEERSTFNKEQVYRSTEKYDYQQGIATPEGYPIKLLSNSEFTLAVKGHRNPYTLLETGKVYSTNWGNAESTFKSSEDGDVVLPDSLKLYWFSFLENKYYGLRTKLDKTKISNYFKKGYPRDMSGNLDRMITADYQDLNAGIAPGGDVILWISGASETREISVFKAKEMNINQFKAEDIVKPHEIKKVLSDTCECKDDLQQRRIVHNNQKIPFGIWTNQYREKYNWKVDLGKIEPTKSELEFYFYNGENFSFFDEEVIKSRHQDQVVPSYIIFHFFNNKDEYKAFFQFDEDEIYNNFKILTKENRNEPLDIVLNFNGDFTTATVKIKSKNKTLDFTKMKTLQIRKD, encoded by the coding sequence ATGAAATATTACTTCAAGATTTTCCTGCTTTCCGTTGGCATCGGCGTCGTCAATATTTTGATGTACCTGTTTTTGTTGCAATTTCAGATTGTCCAAAACAGTTCATATGTACCTCAGGAAGCTTTTGACATTTTTCTGATCCTTGTAGCAATTCCTGTTCAGTTTTTGATTTTAGCCTTGGTTGCTTACGTTTCGAAGAAAAATAAACAAATGGTTTTAATGATTTCAGGATTATTTGTGATCGCCTGTCTCTTATTGATTTTGATTAATACTAACGAGGAACGAAGCACTTTCAATAAAGAACAAGTTTACAGAAGCACCGAAAAATATGACTACCAGCAAGGCATTGCCACACCAGAAGGTTATCCGATCAAGTTGCTTTCAAATAGTGAATTTACGCTTGCAGTCAAAGGGCACCGAAATCCATACACACTTTTGGAAACCGGCAAAGTCTATTCTACAAACTGGGGAAATGCCGAATCTACTTTCAAATCGTCCGAAGATGGCGACGTGGTTTTGCCAGATAGTTTGAAGCTCTACTGGTTTTCATTTCTTGAGAATAAATATTATGGATTGCGTACAAAACTAGATAAAACCAAAATTTCCAATTACTTTAAAAAAGGATATCCGCGCGATATGAGTGGCAATTTAGATCGAATGATAACGGCCGACTATCAAGATCTGAATGCCGGAATTGCCCCGGGCGGCGATGTGATTCTATGGATTTCGGGTGCCAGCGAAACAAGGGAAATCAGTGTTTTCAAAGCAAAGGAGATGAATATCAATCAGTTTAAGGCTGAAGATATTGTAAAGCCGCACGAAATAAAAAAGGTTTTAAGTGATACTTGCGAATGCAAAGACGACTTACAACAAAGAAGAATCGTTCATAATAATCAAAAAATTCCTTTCGGAATTTGGACCAATCAATACCGCGAAAAATATAATTGGAAAGTTGATTTGGGTAAGATAGAACCAACCAAATCTGAGCTTGAATTTTATTTTTACAACGGCGAGAATTTTTCATTCTTTGATGAAGAAGTTATCAAAAGCAGACATCAAGATCAAGTTGTGCCTAGCTATATTATTTTTCATTTCTTCAATAATAAAGACGAGTACAAAGCTTTTTTTCAATTTGATGAAGACGAGATCTATAACAATTTTAAAATTCTGACAAAGGAAAATCGGAATGAGCCACTTGATATAGTTTTGAATTTCAATGGAGATTTTACCACAGCTACAGTGAAAATAAAATCAAAAAACAAAACGCTGGATTTTACGAAAATGAAAACTTTGCAAATAAGGAAAGATTAA